The following proteins are encoded in a genomic region of Alnus glutinosa chromosome 8, dhAlnGlut1.1, whole genome shotgun sequence:
- the LOC133874894 gene encoding U-box domain-containing protein 38-like, translating to MVGNGKHRWKISFHRSNSKPMEPKQPVKEFLCPISGSLMYDPVVVSSGQTFERVSVQVCRDLGYSPKLEDGSRPDFTAVIQNIAIRSTILSWCESSGTEHPRAPDYSSVERIVRTEMAAEQEKRSQEIRVSERELLKGVADKPQVIFSHAATELGHRVNHFYSSSSEESVVIGASPATPLPLATRPLCYASSSSSSEIVESETQTQTINPSSSTPEEDQFLLKLKSPEVFEQEEAVVWLRKLTRTREDLRVSLCTPRLLSAVRYLILSKYATVQTNAIALLVNLSLEKLNKVQIVRLGFVPLLIDALRGGFADSQEHAAGALFSLALEDDNKMAIGVLGALAPLMHALRSESERTRHDSALALYHLTLIQSNRVKLVKLGAVPTLLAMAKSRNSASRVLLILCNLAVCAEGKSSMLDGNAVECLVGLLRTGDDGAVDSEAARENCVAALYALSQGSMRFRGLAKEARAAEVLREIEELGSERARPKAKRILQMMRGREEEEAAANEDWEGVLNSGVGAGRTRYRVGYGPNSTTF from the coding sequence ATGGTTGGGAATGGGAAGCACAGGTGGAAAATCTCGTTCCACCGCTCTAACTCGAAGCCAATGGAGCCCAAGCAACCCGTCAAGGAATTCCTATGCCCCATTTCCGGCTCCCTCATGTATGACCCGGTCGTCGTCTCCTCGGGTCAAACCTTCGAGCGCGTGTCCGTACAGGTGTGCCGGGACCTGGGGTACTCACCCAAGCTGGAGGACGGGTCGAGACCCGATTTCACGGCCGTGATTCAGAACATCGCCATCAGATCGACGATCCTTAGCTGGTGCGAGAGCTCTGGTACGGAGCACCCGAGGGCACCGGATTACAGCTCCGTGGAGAGGATTGTCCGTACGGAAATGGCGGCGGAGCAGGAGAAGAGGTCGCAGGAGATTAGGGTTTCCGAGAGGGAGTTGCTGAAGGGTGTGGCGGATAAACCGCAGGTGATTTTCTCGCACGCGGCGACCGAGTTGGGCCACCGAGTCAACCACTTCTACTCGAGCTCGTCGGAGGAATCGGTGGTCATAGGGGCGAGTCCGGCCACCCCTTTGCCTCTCGCGACTCGGCCCTTGTGCTACGCGTCATCATCGTCTTCTTCCGAAATTGTAGAGAGCGAAACGCAAACccaaaccataaaccctagctCTTCCACTCCGGAGGAGGACCAATTCCTTCTGAAACTGAAGAGCCCCGAGGTGTTCGAGCAAGAAGAGGCCGTGGTCTGGCTGAGAAAGCTCACTAGGACCAGAGAGGACCTCAGGGTCTCTCTCTGCACCCCTCGGCTGCTCTCCGCCGTCCGATACTTAATCTTGTCCAAATACGCTACCGTACAGACCAACGCCATCGCGTTGTTGGTGAACCTGTCTCTGGAGAAGCTCAATAAGGTCCAGATCGTACGGTTAGGATTCGTCCCCCTCCTAATCGACGCGCTGAGGGGCGGATTCGCTGATTCGCAGGAGCACGCGGCCGGTGCGCTCTTCAGCCTAGCGTTAGAAGACGACAATAAGATGGCCATCGGAGTGCTAGGAGCTCTAGCGCCGCTAATGCACGCGCTGAGGTCGGAAAGCGAGCGGACCCGTCACGACTCGGCGCTGGCGCTGTACCACCTAACCCTGATCCAGAGCAACCGCGTGAAGCTCGTGAAACTCGGGGCCGTGCCGACGCTGCTGGCGATGGCGAAGAGTAGGAACTCGGCGAGCCGAGTGCTGTTGATCCTATGCAACCTCGCGGTGTGCGCGGAGGGGAAGTCGTCAATGCTGGACGGGAACGCGGTGGAGTGTCTGGTGGGGCTGCTGAGGACGGGGGACGACGGGGCGGTGGATTCGGAGGCGGCGAGGGAGAACTGCGTGGCTGCGCTGTACGCGCTGAGTCAGGGTAGCATGAGGTTCAGGGGGCTAGCCAAGGAGGCGAGGGCGGCGGAGGTGCTGAGGGAGATAGAAGAGCTAGGGAGCGAGAGGGCGAGGCCTAAAGCCAAGAGGATATTGCAGATGATGAGGgggagagaggaggaggaggcggcGGCGAATGAGGACTGGGAAGGGGTTTTGAACTCCGGTGTTGGCGCGGGTCGCACTCGGTACCGAGTTGGGTACGGTCCGAACTCGACCACCTTCTGA
- the LOC133875387 gene encoding putative DNA glycosylase At3g47830: MQKSRKRKQPELNPLPQSRTKPGRATVCLNKPTNDPYPTHPRPTPEECRAVRDDLLVLHGFPQEFAKYRRQRPTSPDDETHGFPKPEPLDGDALEESVLDGLVKTVLSQNTTEVNSQRAFDSLKSAFPTWEDVLSAESKCIENAIRCGGLAPTKASCIKNILSCLLEKKGKLCLEYLRDLSVDEIKAELSQFKGIGPKTVACVLMFHLQQDDFPVDTHVFEIAKAIGWVPALADRNKTYLHLNKKIPNELKFDLNCLLYTHGKLCHRCTKRVAKQQRKESHDSSCPLLNYCKNS, translated from the exons atgcagaaatcccGCAAAAGAAAGCAGCCCGAGCTTAATCCCCTGCCACAGTCTCGAACCAAACCAGGTAGAGCCACCGTTTGCCTCAACAAACCCACCAACGACCCGTATCCGACCCACCCACGGCCCACCCCGGAGGAATGCCGAGCCGTGCGGGACGACCTCTTGGTCCTCCATGGCTTCCCCCAAGAGTTCGCCAAGTACCGCAGACAAAGACCAACGTCTCCTGATGATGAAACTCATGGTTTTCCGAAACCGGAGCCATTAGACGGGGATGCCCTGGAGGAGAGCGTTTTGGACGGTTTGGTTAAAACTGTGCTCTCGCAGAACACTACGGAAGTTAATTCTCAGAGGGCTTTTGACTCTCTCAAGTCTGCCTTTCCCACTTGGGAAGAT GTCCTTTCGGCTGAATCCAAATGTATAGAGAATGCTATAAGATGTGGAGGTTTAGCCCCGACCAAGGCGTCTTGCATTAAGAATATATTGAGTTGTTTGCTTGAGAAAAAAGGCAAATTATGCTTGGAGTACTTGCGAGATTTGTCGGTTGATGAAATTAAGGCTGAGCTCTCGCAATTCAAAGGAATTGGCCCCAAAACG GTGGCTTGTGTGTTGATGTTCCATCTCCAGCAAGATGATTTTCCAGTGGACACACAT GTGTTTGAGATTGCAAAGGCCATTGGTTGGGTACCAGCTCTGGCTGACAGGAACAAGACATATCTTCATCTCAATAAAAAGATCCCGAATGAACTCAAGTTTGATTTGAATTGTCTCCTGTATACACATGGTAAACTCTGCCATAGATGCACCAAGAGAGTGGCTAAGCAGCAAAGAAAGGAATCCCATGATAGCTCCTGTCCTCTATTAAATTACTGCAAGAACTCTTAA
- the LOC133875122 gene encoding peroxidase 65-like, with amino-acid sequence MAFPLLFILFLSISFSEAKLSVNYYKKTCPDFDKIMRETVTSKQISNPTTAAGTLRAFFHDCVVDGCDASVLISSNSFNKAERDADLNLSLSGDAFDLIVRVKTALELACPGIVSCSDILAQATRDLITMVGGPYYKVLLGRKDGLVSQASRVEGNIPRPNMSVNQIIKMFVSKGFTLQEMVALSGSHTIGFTHCKEFADRIFHYNKTSSTDPEIYSKFADALKKTCANYTKDHSMSAFNDVMTPGKFDNMYFRNLQRGLGLLASDHALVKHRRTKPIVDLYALNQTAFFETFSYAMEKLGVYGIKTGWKGEVRHKCDAFNFLKT; translated from the exons ATGGCTTTCCCTTTACTTTTCATTCTCTTCCTCTCCATTTCCTTCTCAGAAGCCAAGCTCTCTGTCAACTACTACAAGAAAACATGCCCAGACTTCGACAAAATCATGCGCGAAACAGTCACCAGCAAACAAATCTCCAACCCCACCACCGCCGCAGGCACCCTCCGTGCCTTCTTCCATGATTGCGTGGTCGATGGCTGCGATGCCTCTGTCCTCATCTCCTCCAATTCCTTCAACAAGGCCGAGCGTGACGCTGACCTCAACCTCTCCCTCTCAG GAGATGCCTTTGACCTCATTGTTCGAGTGAAGACTGCCCTCGAGCTCGCTTGCCCGGGCATCGTCTCCTGCTCCGACATCCTCGCTCAAGCTACACGTGACCTTATTACCATGGTTGGCGGTCCTTACTACAAAGTCCTCCTCGGCCGAAAAGATGGCCTTGTGTCACAAGCATCACGAGTAGAAGGAAACATTCCACGACCGAACATGTCCGTGAATCAAATCATCAAAATGTTTGTCTCCAAAGGGTTTACATTACAAGAAATGGTTGCTCTAAGTGGATCACACACCATTGGATTCACTCACTGCAAGGAATTCGCGGATAGGATTTTCCATTACAACAAGACCAGCTCGACTGACCCAGAAATATATTCCAAGTTCGCCGATGCGTTGAAGAAGACTTGTGCAAACTACACCAAAGACCATTCAATGTCTGCTTTCAACGACGTGATGACCCCCGGCAAGTTCGACAACATGTACTTCCGAAATCTTCAGAGGGGATTGGGGCTCTTGGCTTCGGATCATGCACTTGTTAAGCACCGTAGGACAAAGCCAATCGTCGATTTGTATGCTTTGAACCAAACAGCATTCTTCGAGACTTTTTCGTATGCAATGGAGAAGCTTGGCGTTTACGGTATCAAGACTGGTTGGAAGGGAGAGGTGAGGCACAAGTGCGACGCATTCAACTTTCTAAAGACATAG